A single window of Microbacterium oryzae DNA harbors:
- a CDS encoding ScyD/ScyE family protein → MRKIPALAALVAAAALALSSSAAASATGDVALKRTPKVYEWPTEVGNPFSLVVDGKRVLVTDTSFETNAGAISQLQRDGSLTPLIEDVPGLAGLAVRGAWMAYGSTVTDFGTFENVEGGLNIRSPRGGTVYADIHAYEVANNPDGDVQYGVENPSACVTEALGGLGIPASYTGIVDAHPYSVASWKGKWLVADAGANAIFTVTDSGQVSTLAVLPAQPTVITAELAAELGVPDCVIGVTYAFEAVPTSVAVGRGGTILVSTLPGGPEGPAAGARGSLWEVNPRSGDVTLVASGLAGPTSIATAKDVVYVAELSGGRISQVRDGQVSLVRELPGALSVATGADGTLWAATMAQEQPGKIITISKGKVKVQGRWKGHDHGHHGHGGGHR, encoded by the coding sequence ATGCGCAAGATCCCCGCGCTCGCCGCGCTCGTCGCGGCCGCAGCGCTCGCCCTCTCGTCATCCGCCGCCGCATCGGCGACCGGAGATGTCGCGTTGAAGCGGACCCCCAAGGTGTACGAATGGCCCACCGAGGTGGGCAACCCGTTCAGCCTCGTCGTCGACGGCAAGCGGGTGCTCGTCACCGACACCAGCTTCGAGACCAACGCCGGTGCGATCAGCCAGCTGCAGCGTGACGGCTCGCTCACGCCCCTCATCGAGGACGTGCCGGGGCTCGCGGGACTGGCTGTCCGCGGCGCCTGGATGGCCTACGGCTCGACCGTGACCGACTTCGGCACCTTCGAGAACGTCGAGGGAGGATTGAACATCCGCTCGCCTCGTGGCGGCACCGTCTACGCCGACATCCACGCCTACGAGGTCGCGAACAACCCCGACGGAGATGTGCAGTACGGGGTCGAGAACCCGAGCGCCTGCGTCACGGAGGCGCTCGGCGGACTGGGCATCCCCGCCAGCTACACGGGCATCGTCGACGCGCACCCGTACAGCGTGGCGAGCTGGAAGGGGAAGTGGCTCGTCGCGGATGCCGGCGCGAACGCGATCTTCACCGTGACCGACTCCGGGCAGGTGAGCACCCTCGCCGTCCTGCCCGCGCAGCCGACGGTGATCACGGCGGAGCTCGCCGCGGAGCTGGGGGTCCCGGACTGCGTGATCGGGGTCACCTACGCGTTCGAGGCCGTGCCGACCTCCGTCGCGGTCGGGCGGGGCGGCACCATTCTCGTCTCCACGCTGCCCGGAGGACCGGAGGGCCCCGCGGCCGGCGCCCGAGGGTCCCTGTGGGAGGTGAACCCCCGCAGCGGAGACGTCACGCTCGTCGCGTCGGGGCTCGCCGGGCCGACGAGCATCGCGACCGCGAAGGACGTCGTATACGTCGCCGAGCTGTCGGGCGGGCGCATCTCGCAGGTGCGCGACGGCCAGGTCTCGCTGGTGAGGGAGCTGCCCGGCGCGCTCTCGGTCGCCACCGGCGCCGACGGCACACTCTGGGCGGCCACCATGGCGCAGGAGCAGCCCGGGAAGATCATCACCATCTCGAAGGGCAAGGTGAAGGTCCAGGGGCGCTGGAAGGGCCACGACCACGGCCATCACGGCCACGGCGGCGGGCACCGGTAG